One window of Jannaschia sp. CCS1 genomic DNA carries:
- a CDS encoding DMT family transporter yields MTDLANERRMVVAGIVTILLTVFAMALTDAFVKFASADMTLWQIYVCRSALALPVLIMLGKGRVLPKAFSWVALRSLALVAMYLAIYAAIPLLDLSVIAASLYTGPLFIVLLSAAFLQERVTPMQWFAVGLGFVGVLFVVQPNGANFTSLSLIPIIAAFLYAVAAVLTRAKCATEAPASLAVSLNLALILFGGVASLWFWAAPFAHAASYPFLFGTWSSFDIRTIGILFIMAVLIIGVSVGLAKAYQSPRPQVIATFDYAYLIFAAFWGFVFFREVPDLWTVAGIVLIVVAGFVVLLQPTDTRASKLDKLPDSGI; encoded by the coding sequence ATGACCGACCTTGCCAATGAACGCCGCATGGTAGTGGCCGGGATCGTCACAATCCTACTCACGGTATTCGCCATGGCGCTGACCGATGCCTTCGTCAAATTTGCCAGCGCGGACATGACACTCTGGCAGATTTATGTTTGCAGGTCGGCCCTGGCTCTTCCCGTGCTTATCATGCTTGGCAAAGGTCGTGTGCTCCCAAAGGCGTTTAGCTGGGTGGCTCTTCGCAGCCTGGCACTGGTCGCGATGTATCTTGCGATCTATGCAGCTATCCCGTTGCTTGACCTGTCCGTGATCGCGGCGTCGCTCTACACGGGGCCGTTGTTTATCGTCCTGCTTTCTGCGGCTTTCCTGCAAGAGAGGGTCACACCGATGCAATGGTTTGCAGTCGGGCTGGGTTTTGTCGGTGTTTTGTTCGTGGTGCAGCCCAACGGGGCCAACTTCACGAGCCTGTCCTTGATCCCGATCATCGCCGCATTTCTTTACGCGGTTGCCGCCGTTCTGACGCGGGCAAAATGTGCGACCGAAGCCCCGGCGTCTCTGGCCGTCAGCCTCAATCTCGCGCTCATACTCTTCGGTGGCGTTGCCAGTCTTTGGTTCTGGGCTGCGCCATTCGCTCACGCGGCCTCATATCCTTTCCTGTTCGGCACGTGGTCATCCTTCGACATCAGGACAATCGGTATCCTCTTCATTATGGCTGTGCTCATCATCGGCGTCAGCGTGGGTCTGGCGAAGGCCTACCAGTCCCCCCGTCCGCAAGTCATTGCGACCTTCGACTATGCGTATCTGATCTTTGCGGCGTTCTGGGGTTTCGTGTTCTTCCGAGAGGTGCCGGACCTCTGGACCGTTGCAGGTATCGTGCTCATTGTCGTGGCGGGCTTCGTGGTCCTTCTCCAGCCAACGGATACAAGAGCATCCAAACTGGACAAGTTGCCGGACAGCGGGATTTGA
- a CDS encoding NuoB/complex I 20 kDa subunit family protein, whose protein sequence is MSVATNPNHAGADREVGTQALNRELQDKGFLVTSSEDIINWARTGSLHWMTFGLACCAVEMMHTSMPRYDAERFGIAPRASPRQSDVMIVAGTLTNKMAPALRKVYDQMPEPRYVISMGSCANGGGYYHYSYSVVRGCDRIVPVDIYVPGCPPTAEALLYGILQLQRKIRRTGTIAR, encoded by the coding sequence ATGTCCGTCGCAACCAATCCCAACCACGCGGGCGCAGACCGGGAGGTGGGGACGCAAGCCCTCAACCGGGAGCTTCAGGACAAGGGGTTTCTTGTCACTTCGTCCGAGGACATCATCAATTGGGCGCGCACCGGATCGCTGCACTGGATGACGTTTGGTCTGGCGTGTTGCGCGGTGGAGATGATGCACACGTCGATGCCGCGCTATGATGCGGAGCGGTTCGGGATCGCGCCGCGCGCTTCCCCCCGCCAGTCGGATGTGATGATTGTGGCGGGCACGCTGACCAACAAGATGGCACCCGCGCTGCGCAAGGTCTACGACCAGATGCCAGAGCCGCGCTACGTGATCTCCATGGGGTCGTGTGCCAATGGCGGCGGGTATTATCACTACAGCTATAGCGTTGTGCGCGGCTGTGATCGGATCGTGCCCGTTGACATTTATGTGCCCGGCTGCCCCCCCACGGCGGAGGCGCTTTTGTATGGTATCCTCCAGTTGCAGCGGAAGATCCGCCGCACCGGCACGATTGCAAGGTAA
- a CDS encoding NADH-quinone oxidoreductase subunit C, which produces MSDALKELAEYLSEKRSDDVVSTDVNAMGELSVTVAPAQMVGFIEFLKTDRTCRFSTLIDITAVDYPSRDRRFDVVYHFLSMYQNHRVRVRAAIREEDTLPSISGVHPGAGWYEREIYDMFGILFTGHADLRRLLTDYGFRGHPLRKDFPTTGYTEVRYDEELKRVVYEPVSLVQEYRQFDFMSPWEGAQYVLPGDEKADDKAGETA; this is translated from the coding sequence ATGAGTGATGCCCTGAAAGAACTGGCCGAATATCTGTCCGAGAAGCGCTCGGACGATGTGGTGTCCACCGATGTTAACGCGATGGGAGAGTTGAGCGTCACCGTCGCGCCCGCGCAGATGGTGGGGTTCATCGAGTTCCTCAAGACCGACCGCACCTGCCGGTTCTCGACCCTGATCGACATCACGGCGGTCGATTACCCCAGCCGGGACCGCCGGTTTGACGTGGTCTACCACTTCCTCAGCATGTACCAGAACCACCGCGTGCGCGTGCGAGCCGCGATCCGGGAGGAGGACACGCTGCCGTCGATCAGTGGCGTGCATCCAGGCGCGGGCTGGTACGAGCGGGAGATCTACGACATGTTCGGGATCCTGTTCACCGGCCATGCGGACCTGCGCCGCCTGCTGACGGATTACGGCTTCCGCGGCCACCCGCTGCGCAAGGATTTCCCCACCACCGGCTACACCGAAGTGCGCTATGACGAAGAGCTGAAACGTGTCGTCTATGAGCCGGTGAGCCTGGTCCAGGAATACCGCCAGTTTGATTTCATGTCCCCCTGGGAAGGCGCGCAATACGTGCTGCCGGGCGATGAGAAGGCGGACGACAAAGCGGGGGAGACGGCATGA
- a CDS encoding GFA family protein, which produces MSASPTLKGACLCGKSTFTAERGPDGSGVCHCDMCKKWSGGMYISTDCGSSVVFDEGSPIGSYKGSAWGERIFCKECGSSILWQTQAGDHQHVSIQMFDDPSQFEIDIQLFIDAKPANYTLANETKVMTRAEVFAMFATLEDGV; this is translated from the coding sequence ATGAGCGCATCGCCGACCCTGAAGGGCGCCTGCCTCTGCGGGAAGTCCACGTTCACGGCGGAACGCGGGCCGGATGGAAGCGGCGTCTGTCATTGCGACATGTGCAAGAAGTGGTCAGGCGGGATGTATATTTCGACGGATTGCGGCAGTTCTGTCGTGTTCGACGAAGGCTCGCCCATCGGGTCCTACAAGGGCAGCGCGTGGGGGGAGCGGATATTCTGCAAGGAATGCGGCTCGTCCATCCTGTGGCAGACCCAGGCCGGCGATCATCAGCATGTGTCGATCCAGATGTTTGACGACCCAAGCCAATTCGAGATTGATATACAGCTTTTCATTGATGCGAAGCCTGCGAACTACACCTTGGCCAACGAGACCAAGGTCATGACACGGGCAGAGGTCTTTGCGATGTTTGCGACACTGGAGGACGGAGTATGA
- a CDS encoding NADH-quinone oxidoreductase subunit D, whose product MMDGDIRVNTYDDGSTDFQTGEQKIRNFNLNFGPQHPAAHGVLRLVLELDGEICERCDPHIGLLHRGTEKLMESRTYLQNLPYFDRLDYVGTMNQEHAWCLAIERMTGTDVPRRAQLIRVLYCEIGRILNHLLNVTTQALDVGALTPPLWGFEEREKLMIFYERASGARLHAAYFRPGGVHQDLPPELIEDIDTWAHEFPQMLDDIDGLLSENRIFKQRNVDIGVVTEEDIQNWGFSGVMVRGSGFAWDLRRAQPYECYDEFEFQIPVGKNGDCYDRYLCRMAEMRESTKIIHQACEKLRNEPGEIMSRGKMSPPSRGDMKTSMEALIHHFKLYTEGFHVPEGEIYACVEAPKGEFGVFLVADGTNKPYRAKLRAPGFAHLQAMDYLCKGHQLADVSAVLGSLDIVFGEVDR is encoded by the coding sequence ATGATGGACGGCGATATCCGGGTGAATACGTATGACGACGGCTCCACCGATTTCCAGACCGGCGAGCAGAAGATCCGCAACTTCAACCTGAACTTCGGGCCGCAGCATCCGGCGGCCCATGGTGTGTTGCGGCTGGTGCTGGAGCTGGACGGAGAGATCTGCGAGCGCTGTGATCCGCATATCGGGCTGCTGCACCGGGGCACCGAAAAGCTCATGGAGAGCCGGACGTATCTACAGAACCTGCCGTATTTCGACCGGCTGGATTATGTGGGCACGATGAACCAGGAGCATGCCTGGTGTCTGGCGATCGAGCGGATGACGGGCACGGACGTGCCGCGCCGCGCGCAGCTGATCCGGGTCTTGTATTGCGAGATTGGGCGGATCCTGAACCACCTGCTGAACGTCACGACGCAGGCGCTGGATGTGGGCGCGCTGACCCCGCCGCTTTGGGGGTTCGAGGAGCGTGAGAAGCTGATGATCTTCTACGAGCGGGCCTCTGGCGCGCGTCTGCACGCGGCCTATTTCCGGCCCGGCGGGGTGCACCAAGACCTGCCGCCGGAGTTGATCGAAGATATCGACACATGGGCCCATGAATTCCCGCAGATGCTGGACGATATCGATGGGCTGTTGAGCGAGAACCGCATCTTCAAGCAGCGCAACGTCGATATCGGCGTGGTCACGGAAGAAGATATTCAGAACTGGGGCTTTTCCGGCGTGATGGTGCGCGGATCGGGCTTCGCCTGGGATCTGCGGCGCGCGCAACCCTATGAATGCTATGACGAATTCGAGTTCCAGATCCCCGTGGGCAAGAATGGCGATTGCTATGACCGCTACCTCTGCCGGATGGCGGAGATGCGCGAATCGACGAAGATCATCCATCAGGCCTGCGAGAAACTGCGCAATGAGCCCGGTGAGATCATGTCGCGCGGCAAGATGAGCCCGCCGTCGCGGGGGGACATGAAGACGTCGATGGAAGCGCTGATCCATCACTTCAAGCTCTACACTGAAGGCTTCCACGTGCCCGAGGGTGAGATCTACGCCTGCGTCGAGGCGCCCAAGGGCGAGTTCGGCGTGTTCCTTGTGGCCGACGGCACCAACAAGCCCTACCGCGCGAAACTGCGCGCGCCGGGCTTCGCGCATCTGCAGGCGATGGATTACCTGTGCAAAGGGCACCAACTGGCGGATGTGTCGGCGGTGCTGGGGTCTTTGGACATCGTTTTCGGGGAAGTGGACCGCTAA
- a CDS encoding NADH-quinone oxidoreductase subunit E translates to MLRRLHPEQPDSFAFTSDNQAWAEAQITKYPEGRAASAIIPLLWRAQEQEGWLTRPAIEGVADMLGLAHIRALEVATFYFMFQLQPVGAVAHIQICGTLSCMICGAEDLVAVAREKIAANPHQISADGKFSWEEVECLGACSNAPMAQIGKDYYEDLTAESFAGIIDAMARGEVPTPGPQTERYASEPAGGLTSLTEHAAGRDELNISARMATDIGDTIKRIDGTEVPLLAPWGRQSGEGVPDEPKRPKPANRAEGRPADETGVTKQAAPAKEKARPKPSAPPAKGNPSPAPKGDHAAAGSAPETTGSPKVSDVAEQEPELLNTARDGGADDLKRITGVGPKLEGVLNDLGFYHFDQIAAWGPAEIAWVDARLKFKGRIERDDWVGQAAGFAAED, encoded by the coding sequence ATGCTGCGACGCCTCCACCCCGAGCAACCCGATAGCTTTGCCTTCACGTCTGACAATCAGGCCTGGGCGGAGGCTCAGATCACAAAATATCCCGAGGGGCGTGCGGCATCCGCGATCATTCCGCTGCTGTGGCGCGCGCAGGAGCAGGAGGGGTGGCTGACGCGCCCCGCCATCGAAGGCGTGGCCGACATGCTGGGTCTGGCGCATATTCGCGCGTTGGAAGTGGCGACGTTCTACTTCATGTTTCAACTGCAACCGGTGGGGGCGGTCGCCCATATCCAGATCTGCGGGACGCTGTCGTGCATGATCTGCGGGGCCGAGGATCTGGTGGCTGTGGCACGCGAAAAGATCGCCGCGAACCCGCATCAGATCAGCGCCGACGGCAAATTTTCGTGGGAAGAGGTCGAGTGTCTGGGGGCGTGTTCCAACGCGCCGATGGCCCAGATCGGCAAGGATTACTACGAGGATCTGACGGCGGAGAGTTTCGCCGGGATCATCGACGCGATGGCGCGCGGCGAAGTGCCGACGCCCGGACCGCAGACTGAGCGCTACGCATCTGAGCCTGCGGGCGGGCTGACCTCGTTGACAGAGCATGCGGCCGGGCGGGACGAGCTGAACATCTCGGCGCGGATGGCCACCGACATCGGCGATACGATCAAGCGGATTGACGGGACGGAAGTGCCGCTGCTGGCGCCTTGGGGTCGCCAATCGGGCGAAGGCGTGCCGGACGAGCCTAAACGTCCGAAGCCCGCGAACCGGGCCGAGGGACGGCCCGCCGACGAGACCGGCGTGACCAAACAGGCAGCCCCCGCCAAGGAAAAGGCCCGCCCGAAACCCAGCGCGCCACCGGCTAAGGGCAATCCGTCGCCCGCGCCCAAGGGCGACCACGCCGCCGCAGGGTCCGCGCCCGAGACGACCGGCTCGCCAAAGGTGAGCGATGTGGCTGAGCAGGAACCGGAGCTGTTGAATACTGCGCGGGACGGCGGGGCCGATGACCTCAAGCGCATCACCGGCGTGGGGCCGAAGCTGGAGGGCGTGCTGAACGACCTCGGTTTCTACCACTTCGATCAGATCGCGGCCTGGGGCCCGGCAGAGATTGCCTGGGTTGACGCGCGCCTCAAGTTCAAGGGCCGGATCGAGCGGGATGACTGGGTCGGCCAGGCCGCCGGTTTCGCCGCGGAAGACTAG
- a CDS encoding DUF5337 domain-containing protein has product MTKRQTISDAEHRRVRQIRRAAIVMAVTMVVWMGAQYLGGQMGWPVRFVFLFDLAAFAALVWALVVTYWVWRERKRTRDDQG; this is encoded by the coding sequence ATGACCAAACGCCAAACCATCTCGGACGCCGAACATCGCCGCGTGCGCCAGATCAGGCGCGCCGCGATTGTGATGGCCGTCACCATGGTCGTCTGGATGGGTGCGCAATATCTGGGTGGCCAGATGGGCTGGCCCGTGCGCTTCGTGTTCCTCTTCGACCTTGCGGCGTTTGCGGCACTGGTATGGGCGCTCGTCGTGACGTATTGGGTGTGGAGAGAGCGCAAGCGCACGCGCGACGACCAGGGATAA